Sequence from the Nocardiopsis sp. YSL2 genome:
GGGCCACGCCCACCTTGCTCGCCGGGCCCTCCGCGGGGCCGGTGGTGGCCATCAGCCCGCTCTCGGCCTGGACGACGATGTCGAACCCCGGTCGTCCGCCGGGGTCGTGCTCGGGGCCGAACCCGCTCACGGAGCAGTACACGACCGCCGGGTTGCGGGCCTGGACGGCCGCGTAGCCGAGGCCGAGCCGTTCGGCGACCCCGGGGCGGAAGTTCTGTACGACGACGTCGCAGGAGGCGCACAGGTCCTGGACGGCGGCGAGGCCGTCGGGGTCCTTCAGGTCCACCGCCAGGCCGCGCTTGTTGCGGTTCACCGACAGGAAGTAGGCGGACTCCCCGGGGTGCGCGTCCGGCGCGCCGGAGGCGTCCTCGGCGGAGCCGGCCCACGGCGGCCCCCAGGCGCGGGTGTCGTCGCCGCGTCCGGGCTGCTCGACCTTGACCACCTCCGCGCCCATGTCGGCGAGGAGCATCGTGGCGTAGGGGCCCGCCAGGACCCGGGACAGGTCGGCCACGCGTACCCCCGCCAGGGGCAGCGGCGCGGTGCGGGATGGGGTGTCGGTCACGGGTGTGGTCACTCCTTGGCGTCGGGGCCGCCGGGCAGCTGGTCGCCGTCCCGCATCTGGTAGTAGGTCTCCAGGCAGCGGCGCAGGGCGGTGGTCAGCGCGGCACCGGACTGGCCCGCGTACCTGGTCTGTACCCGCTGCACGATCTCGGCGATGTCCTCGGTGACCGAGGCGCCCTCGACCAGGGCCCGGAAGAAGTCCTTGGCCAGGTCGGTCAGCAGGGTGGTGTCCGCGGCGACGATTCGGCCGTCGGAGCTGTCGACCGCGAGCACGACGCCGAGCCGCTGGTACTGGGAGTGGCTCGCCACCGAGTCGGGAAGCCGGGCGTAGCCGGAGATCAGAACGACCCTGGGGTCGCGGAACAACTGCTGCATTCGGTCGTCGCCGTGCAACGGACTCACCTCTCGCTCGCGGGCAGGCATGCGAAAACTCCAACGCTCTGGAGTCTCGCGCCTGGAGGGCGGCCGGGGGAACCGGACACCCGCGGCGTGAGGGCAGGCAGTGGGCTCAGTATGGCGCAGCGGGTCCGCGGGGTGTCAAGCGGGGGGTGTCGTGGGCCACGCCCGGTCGCGGGTGTTGACCCTCCGCGGCGCTGTGCTAGCCTCCTGAGCAGGTCACGAGTACCAGCGCTAAGCCCCGGCTAGCTGGTCGGCAACCCTCCATCCGCGGTGGGGTGCCCCGGGTGAGGACCAGGTCCCGACACGACCGTGTCAGACAAGCGCGGACCCCTGAGGCGTTGCCGTTCCCGGCACCCCTGTGGGTCCCATGACCCACAGAAGAGGTGCCCCATGACCGCCGTCAGCCCTACCCAGGCCGCGCCCGCCGCCCGTACCGCCCCGACCGCGCACGAGTGCACGATCGTCGCCGCCGAGGGCGGTGTCCCGCTGGTCACCGGTGAGCGTGTGGAGTACGCGAACTTCGACTACGCGGCCAGTGCCCCGTGCCTGACCCCCGTCGCCGACGCGCTGGCCGCGGCCCTGCCCTACTACGCCAGCGTGCACCGCGGCGCGGGCCACCACTCACAGGTGAGCACCGACGCCTACGAGCGGGCCCGGCGCAGCGTGGCGCGCTTCCTGGGCGTGCGGACCGAGCCCGCGGACGCGGTGGTGTTCGTGCGCGGCACCACCGACGCGCTCAACCTGCTGGCGCGGTCGGTACCCGAGGGCTGCACCGTGGTGGTGTTCGAATCCGAGCACCACGCGAGCCTGCTGCCCTGGGAGCACCCCGCCTCCCGCGCCGGCCGGGTCGAGCGCCTGCCGCTGCCGGCCTCGCCGGAGGAGGCGGTCGAGGCCGCCCGCACGGCACTGCGCGCGGCCCCCGAGGGGCCCGCCCTGCTGTGCGTGACCGCCGCGTCCAACGTCACCGGCGAGATCTGGCCGGTGGAGGAGCTGGTGGCGGTCGCGCACGCCGAGGGCGCCCGGGTGGTGGTCGACGCCGCGCAGTACGTGCCGCACCTGCCGTTCAGCCTCACGGCGACGGGCGCCGACTACGTGGCCCTGTCCGCGCACAAGCTCTACGCGCCGTTCGGATCCGGGGTGCTGGCCGGGCGCGCCGACTGGCTGCGCGCGGCCACGCCGTACCTGTCCGGCGGTGGTGCGACCCAACTGGTGACCGAGCACGACGTGGTGTGGAACGACCTGCCCGCGCGGCACGAGGCGGGCAGCCCGAACGTGCTGGGCGCGGTCGCCCTGGCCGCCGCGTGCGAGACCTTCACCCCCGCCGCCCAGGAGCTGCTGCACATCCGGGAGTCGGCGCTGCTGGAGCGGCTGCGCGCGGGACTGGCGGAGATCGGGGGCGTGCGCGAGCTGGCGCTGTGGGGCGAGGGGCACCCGCGCGTGGGCATCGTGTCCTTCACCGTGGACGGCCTGCCCGCCGACCTGCTGGCCGCGGCGCTGTCGGCGGAGCACGGCATCGGCGTCCGCGACGGCCTGTTCTGCGCCCACCGGCTCACCCACGCCCTGCTGGACGGGGGGCACACGCAGGCGGTGCGGGCGAGCCTGGG
This genomic interval carries:
- a CDS encoding DUF3870 domain-containing protein → MHGDDRMQQLFRDPRVVLISGYARLPDSVASHSQYQRLGVVLAVDSSDGRIVAADTTLLTDLAKDFFRALVEGASVTEDIAEIVQRVQTRYAGQSGAALTTALRRCLETYYQMRDGDQLPGGPDAKE
- a CDS encoding aminotransferase class V-fold PLP-dependent enzyme, translated to MTAVSPTQAAPAARTAPTAHECTIVAAEGGVPLVTGERVEYANFDYAASAPCLTPVADALAAALPYYASVHRGAGHHSQVSTDAYERARRSVARFLGVRTEPADAVVFVRGTTDALNLLARSVPEGCTVVVFESEHHASLLPWEHPASRAGRVERLPLPASPEEAVEAARTALRAAPEGPALLCVTAASNVTGEIWPVEELVAVAHAEGARVVVDAAQYVPHLPFSLTATGADYVALSAHKLYAPFGSGVLAGRADWLRAATPYLSGGGATQLVTEHDVVWNDLPARHEAGSPNVLGAVALAAACETFTPAAQELLHIRESALLERLRAGLAEIGGVRELALWGEGHPRVGIVSFTVDGLPADLLAAALSAEHGIGVRDGLFCAHRLTHALLDGGHTQAVRASLGVGTTVEHVDRLVGAVADLVAHGPRWEYADGDGRLVPTPDPRNVLSL